In the genome of Fusarium fujikuroi IMI 58289 draft genome, chromosome FFUJ_chr02, one region contains:
- a CDS encoding related to histone H4, translated as MPTVPTRGGPSGSRPTYSGGKVVPFQKKGQAIRGASGKTVLGGRRHRKILRDSIQGVTKPAIRRLARRGGVKRISAGIYDEVRAALKSRLEQILQMCVIYVEYRNAKTVTVHDVIHSLSRFGRPIYGFDPDTYDGQNRPKA; from the exons ATGCCCACAGTACCTACTCGAGGTGGCCCCTCGGGATCGCGGCCCACGTACTCAGGCGGAAAGGTTGTACCTTTCCAGAAGAAAGGTCAAGCTATCCGTGGCGCTTCTGGTAAGACGGTCCTAGGAGGTCGTCGCCATCG CAAAATTCTTCGAGATTCAATTCAAGGAGTCA CCAAGCCCGCTATCCG ACGCCTAGCGCGCCGTGGAGGTGTCAAGCGTATTTCAGCTGGAATCTACGATGAGGTCCGAGCTGCTCTTAAATCGCGTCTTGAACAG ATCCTCCAGATGTGCGTTATCTACGTCGAATACCGAAACGCGAAGACGGTGACAGTGCATGAC GTCATCCACAGCCTTTCGCGTTTTGGTCGACCAATCTATGGTTTTGATCCAGACACATACGATGGACAAAACAGACCCAAGGCCTAG